Part of the Amblyraja radiata isolate CabotCenter1 chromosome 34, sAmbRad1.1.pri, whole genome shotgun sequence genome, CTGATCAATTCTGCAACAGGATCGGTGCTATTTTCTATTTCCAGCATGGGTAATCCTGGATGGAAAGGCAGATTTGCATTTGTTCTTTGCGTCACAATCACCTTGTCTTGTCCAATTATCCGAGCAGCTAGAATATTGGTCGTGCCTGTTGATGGGAGTCACTGGATCAATATGAAATGTTTGATAGAAGAGCTGAACCTTCGTGGCCACAACATCACTGTGCTCAGTCAGTCAACATCCTTGTATATCAAAGAGAACCCAGACTTGTATCAATCCATTATGATACAAATGCCAAGAGAATCTGAAAATTACAACCTTTTGGAAAATATTGTACAAATAACATTAGAAAACCTACAGAAAGGCTCAACAGTCTGGGGCAAAATTCATCTCCAATATGAAATGTTGATGTTTATGTTTGAGTATCATCAATGGGTGAAAGAGATTATCAAAGCATTATTCGAAAACAATAGCTTGTTGAACCAACTTGGAAATGCAAATTTTGAGTTAATTCTTACAGATCCGGCATTCGGTTTGGGTTCAATGCTTGCTTATTATTTAAAACTGCCGCTGGTGTACAACGTCCGATGGCAAGTTGGTGGGGAAGGTCATTTACTCACCGCCCCCTCACCACCTTCCTACATCCCACGCACTGGCTCACATTTGACAGACAAGATGAATATTCTCCAAAGATCACAAAATGTCCTGCAAACACTTAACGAGCTGCTGATTGTAGAGTTTTTGATACATCCACTTTATAATGAAATCTGCCAACAGTATCTGGGACCAGACACAGACTTCAAGTCGATTCTCCTCAGAGCTGATGTGTGGCTGATGAGGGTGGATTTTGTGTTTGAATTCCCAAGACCCACCATGCCAAACATTGTGTACATCGGAGGcttccagtgtaaaccagcacggcCTCTAGCAGCAGAGTTTGAGGAGTTTGTCCAAAGTTCAGGG contains:
- the LOC116991589 gene encoding UDP-glucuronosyltransferase 2C1-like — its product is MGNPGWKGRFAFVLCVTITLSCPIIRAARILVVPVDGSHWINMKCLIEELNLRGHNITVLSQSTSLYIKENPDLYQSIMIQMPRESENYNLLENIVQITLENLQKGSTVWGKIHLQYEMLMFMFEYHQWVKEIIKALFENNSLLNQLGNANFELILTDPAFGLGSMLAYYLKLPLVYNVRWQVGGEGHLLTAPSPPSYIPRTGSHLTDKMNILQRSQNVLQTLNELLIVEFLIHPLYNEICQQYLGPDTDFKSILLRADVWLMRVDFVFEFPRPTMPNIVYIGGFQCKPARPLAAEFEEFVQSSGKHGLVVMSMGTMVNSLPMEITMKIAEALSQILQKVIWRYDGETPPNIGNNTLLAKWIPQNDLLGHPNTRAFVSHGGTNGIYEAIYHGVPVIGMPLFFDQFDNVVRLESRGAAKVINVATMHSTDLLQTLNEVINGESYGDNMKRLSALHRDQPESPMERAVFWVEYVARHKGAGHLRSESHRLPWYAYYCADVMIFLLSVLLLLTVLVVGTLKKLCRSVCSKKQKTE